The Gloeomargarita lithophora Alchichica-D10 genomic sequence CTAATCACCAGTGCCCAAAGAAATTTTATTTATGGACACCTCTATTTACCGGAACCAACCGAAAATCTTATCCCTGGAAGACAGATATTCTGGAGAACCAGGGGCGGGGGGTGCCCCCCTGCGACCGCTAATTTGCAATTTATAGAGGTGCCCTTATGTCAATTTTGGCGGCCATCGCAGTTTTAGCGATTCTCATCTGTGTCCATGAGTTGGGGCATTTTTTGGCGGTGCGGGTGCAGGGGATTCGGGTCAGCCAATTTTCCCTGGGGTTTGGTCCTGCCCTCTGGTCGTATCAGGGAAAGGAGGTGCAGTACGCCGTCCGGGCGATTCCCCTGGGTGGGTATGTGGGGTTTCCCGATGATGACCCGGAAAGCGGTATCCCCAATGATGACCCGGATTTGCTCCGCAACCGCCCCATTGGTGACCGGGCGTTGGTGATTAGTGCCGGGGTGTTGGCAAATTTGCTTTTTGCGTACTTGGTCTTGACCACCCAAGTTTTAACCGTAGGGATACCCCAACTGGTCTATCAACCGGGGGTGCGGGTGCCCCAGATTGCCCTGGATACCAGTACCGTGGCGCAACGGGCGGGTTTGCAGGCGGGGGATGTGATCCTGGGGGTGGACGGTCAGACCTTGGCACCGGGGAAAGAGGCGGTAAATCGGGTGGTGCAGGCGATTCAATCCCGACCCAACCAAACAATTCGTTTGCAAATTCAGCGGCAAAATCAAGTGCTTAAACTTACGGTTGTCCCGGAATTAACGGCAAATGGTCAGGGGCGAATTGGCGTACAATTGCAGGATAATGTCAGTGTGGGTAATCGCCATTCCCGCAATCCTTTTGAGGCGATTGGGTTGGGGGCGCAGGAATTTCACCGTTTATTGACCAACACGGTACAGGGGTATTGGGAGTTGGTGCAACATTTTCAGGAAACCGCCAATCAAGTGGCTGGGCCGGTGGCGATT encodes the following:
- the rseP gene encoding RIP metalloprotease RseP; translation: MSILAAIAVLAILICVHELGHFLAVRVQGIRVSQFSLGFGPALWSYQGKEVQYAVRAIPLGGYVGFPDDDPESGIPNDDPDLLRNRPIGDRALVISAGVLANLLFAYLVLTTQVLTVGIPQLVYQPGVRVPQIALDTSTVAQRAGLQAGDVILGVDGQTLAPGKEAVNRVVQAIQSRPNQTIRLQIQRQNQVLKLTVVPELTANGQGRIGVQLQDNVSVGNRHSRNPFEAIGLGAQEFHRLLTNTVQGYWELVQHFQETANQVAGPVAIVAMGAGLVRSSWGSLLQFSALISINLAVINILPLPALDGGQLVFLGIEALRGRPLPARVQESVMQTGLLLLLGLGVFLIIRDTVRLVGL